Proteins encoded together in one Fluviicola sp. window:
- a CDS encoding choice-of-anchor L domain-containing protein — protein sequence MKQLKTTFVLALLLTYSNFSNSQLIYSGVSDLEVLITNIFGVQCQGVTNVTLQGTQNQVARFENGMSLGVNSGLVLSTGYPNLSSAPSSTFSSVDMSMPGDYDIIQYGNVATGTGSFDAISVQFDFTPIITDTIRFNYIFASEEYPEFSNTQYTDRFLFLVSENAGPPVNIANVPGTTVPVEINSINQYINSQYYVDNASGLNSTNFVFDAYTVPLQAKFFAQVGSTYHIKLVISDVSDGIYDSAIFLDEQEANNDISGSLTVNGQPAEGILEVFNFVQDTIVAIPVETVNVTNGTYTADSLPTGLYHVRFTPDPVLFPGAVPLYFATSSTWTGADAIGLPCFLNNANINADTLDVLSGTGSVSGTIVVDTSYLKSLNVPFEGALMLLKDAQTHETKGFAYTASDGTYTIDHVTDGSYYLLVDVPYIPHTDTLFFDVPVGGILLDADYAILPNGIETNGTPYLGLEEYMETHWSMAPNPADKLVEITSDKEVKLIQILTIDGALVTEIYPSNGGMKTSFDISNLKQGVYLVRMDQSAPKRLVVTKQ from the coding sequence ATGAAACAATTGAAAACAACTTTTGTACTTGCTCTCCTTCTCACTTATTCCAATTTTTCCAATTCCCAATTGATATACTCCGGTGTTTCCGACCTGGAAGTACTGATCACGAACATTTTCGGTGTTCAGTGCCAGGGAGTCACCAATGTTACGCTCCAGGGAACACAAAACCAAGTTGCCCGTTTTGAGAACGGAATGTCCTTAGGGGTAAACAGTGGTTTGGTACTGTCGACCGGTTATCCGAACCTTTCCAGTGCTCCATCTTCTACTTTTTCCAGTGTGGATATGAGTATGCCCGGAGATTATGACATCATTCAGTATGGGAATGTAGCAACCGGAACAGGCAGTTTTGATGCTATTTCCGTTCAGTTTGATTTCACACCTATCATTACGGATACCATCCGTTTCAATTACATCTTTGCTTCGGAAGAATACCCGGAGTTCTCCAACACGCAGTACACAGACCGTTTCCTGTTCCTGGTTTCGGAAAATGCAGGCCCGCCGGTGAACATTGCCAATGTTCCGGGCACAACTGTTCCGGTGGAAATCAATTCCATCAACCAGTACATCAATTCGCAGTATTATGTAGACAATGCCAGCGGACTGAATTCCACGAATTTTGTATTCGACGCTTATACGGTTCCTTTACAGGCGAAGTTTTTCGCACAGGTCGGAAGTACGTATCATATCAAATTGGTGATTTCCGATGTTTCAGACGGTATTTACGATTCTGCAATCTTTTTGGACGAACAGGAGGCAAACAACGATATTTCGGGAAGTTTGACGGTTAACGGCCAGCCGGCTGAAGGAATCCTGGAAGTATTCAATTTCGTACAGGATACAATCGTTGCAATCCCGGTAGAAACCGTCAACGTGACTAACGGAACTTACACGGCAGACAGTTTACCGACAGGATTGTACCACGTGCGTTTCACACCTGATCCGGTTTTATTCCCGGGAGCAGTTCCGCTTTATTTTGCTACCAGTTCTACCTGGACAGGAGCAGATGCTATCGGTTTGCCTTGTTTCCTGAACAATGCGAATATCAATGCGGATACACTGGATGTATTAAGCGGCACAGGAAGCGTTTCGGGAACGATCGTTGTGGACACTTCTTACCTGAAATCACTGAACGTTCCGTTTGAAGGAGCTTTAATGCTTTTAAAAGATGCCCAGACGCATGAAACCAAAGGTTTTGCTTATACGGCTTCTGATGGTACATATACGATTGATCATGTTACCGACGGTTCTTACTACCTGCTAGTAGATGTTCCGTACATTCCACATACGGATACCTTATTCTTTGATGTTCCGGTTGGTGGAATCTTACTGGATGCAGATTATGCAATCCTGCCAAACGGAATCGAGACAAACGGAACGCCTTATTTAGGTTTGGAAGAATACATGGAAACACACTGGAGCATGGCTCCGAACCCTGCAGATAAGTTGGTTGAAATTACTTCGGACAAAGAAGTGAAGTTGATCCAAATACTGACAATTGACGGGGCATTGGTTACTGAGATTTATCCGTCAAACGGCGGAATGAAAACGAGCTTCGATATCAGCAATTTGAA
- a CDS encoding NifU family protein, whose product MVLNKSELTDKINLSLSELRPHLNADGGDMELVDITDEGVVQVRLLGACSDCSMSVMTIKAGLEEAVKRVAPEIVAVEAVN is encoded by the coding sequence ATGGTGTTAAATAAATCCGAATTAACTGATAAAATCAACCTTTCGTTAAGTGAATTGAGACCGCATCTGAACGCTGACGGAGGGGATATGGAATTAGTTGATATTACTGATGAGGGCGTTGTTCAAGTGAGATTACTCGGAGCTTGCAGCGATTGCTCCATGAGTGTGATGACGATTAAAGCAGGATTGGAAGAAGCAGTAAAAAGAGTTGCTCCTGAAATCGTTGCTGTGGAAGCCGTAAACTAG
- a CDS encoding Mrp/NBP35 family ATP-binding protein has translation MTKEAVLEVLGTILEPDLKKDIVTLNFVEDLQIEGSKITLTIYVSNPALHARKRMQEAVEFNLKRVFGDDIEITCMVKGMPSEARDTHRKILPEVKNIIAVASGKGGVGKSTVTANLAGGLAKAGYRVGIVDADIYGPSIPTMFDVNGERPTMLDVDGKPMINPVMSYGIKILSMGFFSQNDEAIVWRGPMAAKAMTQLFTDAYWGELDYLLIDLPPGTGDIHLSLVQTVPLDGVVIVSTPQEVALADARKGVNMFKLDTINVPIVGLVENMAWFTPAELPENKYYIFGRDGVKNLAAGMNETFLGHIPLVQGVRESGDAGRPAVFQENTPTALAFEELVRIFVDEVNVLKARKAIKTQKDGVK, from the coding sequence ATGACCAAGGAAGCAGTGTTGGAAGTATTGGGAACCATTTTGGAGCCCGATCTAAAGAAAGATATCGTAACACTCAATTTTGTAGAAGACCTGCAGATTGAAGGTTCGAAAATTACCCTGACAATTTATGTTTCGAACCCGGCTTTGCATGCCAGAAAACGCATGCAGGAAGCTGTTGAGTTCAATTTGAAGCGTGTTTTCGGTGACGATATCGAAATTACCTGCATGGTAAAAGGAATGCCTTCCGAGGCGCGCGATACACACCGCAAGATCCTTCCTGAAGTGAAGAATATCATTGCAGTTGCTTCCGGGAAAGGAGGTGTCGGTAAATCTACCGTTACTGCGAACCTGGCCGGAGGATTGGCGAAAGCCGGATACCGCGTGGGAATTGTGGATGCAGATATTTACGGGCCTAGTATCCCGACGATGTTTGATGTGAACGGTGAACGCCCTACCATGCTGGATGTGGACGGAAAACCGATGATCAACCCGGTAATGAGTTACGGGATCAAGATCCTTTCGATGGGATTCTTCTCCCAGAATGATGAGGCGATCGTTTGGCGCGGGCCTATGGCAGCAAAAGCCATGACACAATTGTTTACGGATGCTTACTGGGGCGAATTGGATTATTTACTGATCGATCTTCCTCCGGGAACGGGTGATATTCATCTTTCCCTGGTACAAACCGTTCCACTGGACGGGGTAGTAATCGTAAGCACGCCGCAGGAAGTGGCTTTGGCAGATGCGCGTAAGGGAGTGAACATGTTCAAACTGGATACGATCAACGTTCCGATCGTTGGATTGGTGGAGAACATGGCCTGGTTTACACCGGCTGAATTACCGGAAAACAAATACTACATTTTCGGGCGTGACGGAGTGAAAAACCTGGCTGCCGGAATGAACGAAACATTCCTGGGGCACATTCCATTGGTTCAGGGGGTGCGCGAATCCGGAGACGCGGGCCGACCTGCTGTATTTCAGGAAAATACGCCTACGGCATTAGCATTTGAAGAATTAGTGCGTATCTTTGTAGACGAGGTAAACGTGCTCAAAGCGCGTAAAGCAATAAAAACACAAAAAGATGGTGTTAAATAA